From Channa argus isolate prfri chromosome 21, Channa argus male v1.0, whole genome shotgun sequence, one genomic window encodes:
- the rbm17 gene encoding splicing factor 45 isoform X2 codes for MSLYDDLGVAASDTKTEGWSKNFKLLQSQLKVKKAALTQAKTQRMKQTTVLAPVIDLKRGGSSEERQITDTPPHVAAGLKDAVPSGFSSGDVLIPLADEYDPMFPNDYEKVVKRHREERQRQREQERQKEIEEREKKRKDRHDGGAPSGFSRFPATEEDSDEDEEYEKERRKRSMGGAAIAPPSSLVDRDGSSFSYEDESRPARGSKAAIPPPIYEDSDRPRSPPGPTSSFLANMGGTVAHKIMQKYGFKEGQGLGKHEQGLSTALSVEKTSKRGGKIIIGDATEKPDSSKKSEANPLTEILKNPTKVVLLRNMVGRGEVDEDLEGETKEECEKYGKVVKCVIFEIADVLDDEAVRIFLEFERVESAIKAVVDLNGRYFGGRVVKACFYNLDKFRILDLGEQV; via the exons atgtcgCTGTATGATGATCTCGGTGTGGCTGCAAGTGACACCAAGACCGAAGGTTGGTCCAAGAACTTCAAGCTGCTTCAGTCCCAGCTGAAGGTGAAGAAGGCGGCTCTGACCCAGGCCAAG ACCCAGCGGATGAAGCAGACCACTGTCTTAGCCCCAGTCATTGATCTAAAGAGAGGAGGCTCCAGTGAGGAACGACAGATCACGGACACTCCTCCACATGTTGCTGCTGGACTAAAG GATGCAGTACCAAGTGGCTTTTCGTCTGGCGATGTGCTAATCCCACTAGCAGACGAGTATGACCCAATGTTCCCCAACGACTATGAGAAGGTGGTGAAGCGACACAGAGAAGAACGACAGCGGCAGAGGGAGCAGGAGCGGCAGAAGGAGattgaggagagagaaaa GAAGAGGAAAGACAGACATGATGGTGGAGCTCCAAGTGGTTTCTCTCGTTTCCCAGCAACAGAAGAAGACTCAGATGAGGACGAGGAGTACGAAAAAGAACGGAGGAAACGAA GTATGGGTGGGGCAGCCATTGCTCCCCCTTCATCACTTGTGGACAGAGATG GCTCATCATTTTCCTATGAAGATGAAAGTCGTCCTGCCAGAGGCTCAAAGGCCGCCATCCCTCCACCTATTTATGAGGACTCAGACCGGCCACGTTCACCACCTGGACCAACCAGCTCTTTCCTGGCCAACATGGG AGGCACAGTGGCCCATAAGATCATGCAGAAGTATGGCTTCAAAGAAGGCCAGGGCCTGGGGAAGCATGAGCAGGGTCTCAGCACAGCGTTGTCTGTGGAGAAGACCAGCAAGAGAGGTGGAAAGATCATTATAGGTGATGCTACAGAAAAAC CGGACTCGTCTAAAAAGAGCGAGGCAAACCCACTGACAGAGATCCTCAAAAACCCCACCAAAGTGGTCCTGCTGAGG AATATGGTGGGCCGAGGAGAGGTGGACGAGGACCTCGAGGGAGAGACAAAAGAAGAGTGCGAGAAATACGGCAAAGTGgtgaaatgtgtcatttttgag ATCGCAGATGTTCTAGATGATGAAGCTGTCAGGATATTTCTGGAGTTTGAGAGGGTGGAGTCGGCCATCAAAG CTGTGGTGGATCTGAATGGCCGCTATTTCGGTGGGAGAGTGGTCAAGGCCTGCTTCTACAATCTAGACAAGTTTCGAATTTTGGACCTCGGCGAGCAGGTCTGA
- the rbm17 gene encoding splicing factor 45 isoform X1 — translation MSLYDDLGVAASDTKTEGWSKNFKLLQSQLKVKKAALTQAKTQRMKQTTVLAPVIDLKRGGSSEERQITDTPPHVAAGLKDAVPSGFSSGDVLIPLADEYDPMFPNDYEKVVKRHREERQRQREQERQKEIEEREKKRKDRHDGGAPSGFSRFPATEEDSDEDEEYEKERRKRSMGGAAIAPPSSLVDRDGSSFSYEDESRPARGSKAAIPPPIYEDSDRPRSPPGPTSSFLANMGGTVAHKIMQKYGFKEGQGLGKHEQGLSTALSVEKTSKRGGKIIIGDATEKPGSSQSGVAEASGIGTAADSSKKSEANPLTEILKNPTKVVLLRNMVGRGEVDEDLEGETKEECEKYGKVVKCVIFEIADVLDDEAVRIFLEFERVESAIKAVVDLNGRYFGGRVVKACFYNLDKFRILDLGEQV, via the exons atgtcgCTGTATGATGATCTCGGTGTGGCTGCAAGTGACACCAAGACCGAAGGTTGGTCCAAGAACTTCAAGCTGCTTCAGTCCCAGCTGAAGGTGAAGAAGGCGGCTCTGACCCAGGCCAAG ACCCAGCGGATGAAGCAGACCACTGTCTTAGCCCCAGTCATTGATCTAAAGAGAGGAGGCTCCAGTGAGGAACGACAGATCACGGACACTCCTCCACATGTTGCTGCTGGACTAAAG GATGCAGTACCAAGTGGCTTTTCGTCTGGCGATGTGCTAATCCCACTAGCAGACGAGTATGACCCAATGTTCCCCAACGACTATGAGAAGGTGGTGAAGCGACACAGAGAAGAACGACAGCGGCAGAGGGAGCAGGAGCGGCAGAAGGAGattgaggagagagaaaa GAAGAGGAAAGACAGACATGATGGTGGAGCTCCAAGTGGTTTCTCTCGTTTCCCAGCAACAGAAGAAGACTCAGATGAGGACGAGGAGTACGAAAAAGAACGGAGGAAACGAA GTATGGGTGGGGCAGCCATTGCTCCCCCTTCATCACTTGTGGACAGAGATG GCTCATCATTTTCCTATGAAGATGAAAGTCGTCCTGCCAGAGGCTCAAAGGCCGCCATCCCTCCACCTATTTATGAGGACTCAGACCGGCCACGTTCACCACCTGGACCAACCAGCTCTTTCCTGGCCAACATGGG AGGCACAGTGGCCCATAAGATCATGCAGAAGTATGGCTTCAAAGAAGGCCAGGGCCTGGGGAAGCATGAGCAGGGTCTCAGCACAGCGTTGTCTGTGGAGAAGACCAGCAAGAGAGGTGGAAAGATCATTATAGGTGATGCTACAGAAAAAC CAGGGTCGAGCCAGTCAGGTGTTGCTGAGGCTTCAGGCATAGGCACTGCAG CGGACTCGTCTAAAAAGAGCGAGGCAAACCCACTGACAGAGATCCTCAAAAACCCCACCAAAGTGGTCCTGCTGAGG AATATGGTGGGCCGAGGAGAGGTGGACGAGGACCTCGAGGGAGAGACAAAAGAAGAGTGCGAGAAATACGGCAAAGTGgtgaaatgtgtcatttttgag ATCGCAGATGTTCTAGATGATGAAGCTGTCAGGATATTTCTGGAGTTTGAGAGGGTGGAGTCGGCCATCAAAG CTGTGGTGGATCTGAATGGCCGCTATTTCGGTGGGAGAGTGGTCAAGGCCTGCTTCTACAATCTAGACAAGTTTCGAATTTTGGACCTCGGCGAGCAGGTCTGA